The Anopheles coluzzii chromosome 2, AcolN3, whole genome shotgun sequence genome window below encodes:
- the LOC120950546 gene encoding peptidoglycan-recognition protein SC2-like: MNKFATVLVLASICLAGVSAQCPRIVTRAQWGARAANTAQLPIRPAPWVVMHHTAGAACTTDAACAQQMRNIQSFHMDGNGWADIGYNFLIGENGAAYEGRGWGRQGAHAPGYNDRSVGMGVIGTFTNGIPNAAARNAAQQLISCGVSLGHIASNYWLIGHRQAVATACPGNAFFNEIRNWPRFNPNV, from the coding sequence ATGAACAAGTTCGCGACCGTTCTGGTGCTGGCCAGCATCTGCCTGGCGGGCGTTTCGGCCCAGTGCCCGCGCATCGTGACCCGCGCCCAGTGGGGAGCCCGTGCCGCCAACACCGCCCAGCTGCCGATCCGTCCGGCCCCGTGGGTCGTGATGCACCATACGGCCGGTGCGGCCTGCACGACCGATGCGGCCTGCGCCCAGCAGATGCGCAACATCCAGTCCTTCCACATGGACGGCAACGGCTGGGCTGACATTGGCTACAACTTCCTGATCGGTGAGAACGGTGCGGCGTACGAGGGACGCGGCTGGGGCCGCCAGGGCGCTCACGCTCCCGGCTACAACGATCGCTCGGTCGGCATGGGCGTGATTGGCACGTTCACCAACGGCATCCCGAATGCGGCCGCCCGCAACGCTGCCCagcagctgatcagctgtgGTGTGTCGCTCGGCCACATTGCCTCGAACTACTGGCTGATCGGACATCGTCAGGCCGTTGCCACTGCCTGCCCCGGAAATGCCTTCTTCAACGAGATCCGAAACTGGCCGCGCTTCAACCCGAACGTGTAA
- the LOC120950545 gene encoding sugar transporter SWEET1-like, with amino-acid sequence MESIAVALQPYKDTVGLTAAIVTVVQFFSGVLALNAIRRQGNTRGFSALPFLGGTVFCLLNIQFGQMLRDDGMIRVNFIGLALNLLYVCGFYLYTEGPAKTAVWGQIGLAGALTAGVLSYVQYEDPQLVEFRFGLILTGLLWTLVGMPLLGLGDILKKKSTEGLPFSIIFLGAVVSFAWLLYGIILRSNFLVVQNLMALALSAVQLSLFIIFPSGAAKPPPTPAKKRN; translated from the exons ATGGAATCGATCGCGGTTGCACTGCAGCCGTACAAGGATACGGTCGGGCTGACGGCAGCCATCGTAACGGTGGTGCAGTTCTTTAGCGGAGTGTTGGCGCTGAACGCAATCCGTCGCCAGGGCAACACGCGCGGCTTCTCCGCCCTGCCCTTCCTGGGCGGTACCGTGTTCTGCCTGCTCAACATCCAGTTCGGCCAAATGCTGCGGGACGACGGTATGATACGGGTGAACTTTATCGGGCTGGCGCTGAACCTGCTGTACGTGTGCGGCTTCTACCTGTACACCGAGGGGCCGGCAAAAACGGCCGTCTGGGGCCAGATCGGGCTGGCCGGTGCGCTTACCGCCGGTGTGCTTTCGTACGTGCAGTACGAGGACCCGCAGCTGGTCGAGTTCCGGTTCGGTCTCATCCTGACCGGGTTGCTGTGGACCTTGGTCGGCATGCCGCTGCTCGGACTG gGTGACATtctgaagaagaaaagcaccGAAGGGCttccattttccatcatcTTTCTCGGCGCGGTCGTGTCCTTCGCCTGGCTACTGTACGGTATCATACTGCGCAGCAACTTCCTGGTG GTGCAAAATCTGATGGCCCTCGCACTGAGCGCGGTACAGCTTTCGCTGTTCATTATCTTCCCGTCGGGTGCAGCCAAACCGCCGCCTACTCCGGCCAAAAAGCGCAACTAA